Proteins from a single region of Lates calcarifer isolate ASB-BC8 linkage group LG19, TLL_Latcal_v3, whole genome shotgun sequence:
- the btbd7 gene encoding BTB/POZ domain-containing protein 7, with the protein MGANGSSYPHSCSPRIGGNAQTQQTFIGTSSYSQQGYGWESKLYSLEHGHERPTDRKKKSLGLATLKRRFIKRRKSSRSADHARQMRELLSGWDVRDTNALVEEYEGTAALKELSFQASLARAEAPSLQRDLAALYQHKYCTDVDLIFQGTCFPAHRAILAARCPFFKTLLSSSPGYGAEVLMDVETAGIDVPMFSALLHYLYTGEFGVGGAEDTRLQNVDVLVQLSEEFGTPNSLEADMKGLFDYMCYYDALLSFSSDSEMIESCNERGAVAAAQTGVSVGNGGPRTPDEDLRAHKAILSARSPFFRNLLQRRIRTGEEMTERTLQTPTRIVLDESIIPRKYVQVILHCMYTDVVELGLVLRGSPSAGSLGEVQALVSGGRGASTRTEEAMELYHIALFLEFSMLAQGCEDIVVESLSLDSLVPILKWSSQPYGSKWVHRQAMHFLCEEFSQVVTSDVLYELSKEHLLSAIQSDYLQASEQDILKYVVKWGEQQLIKRMADREPNLLSGTAHSVNKRGVKRRDLDVEELKEILSPLLPFIRTEHILPPNSDVLADALKRGLISTPPSDMLPTAEGGKANAWLRQKNAGIYVRPRLFSPYVEEAKSVLDEMMVEQTDLVRLRLVRMSNVPDTLYMVNNAVPQCCHMINHQQMAGNSTTAPSVVANEIPVPQLSVVKEMIRRLQELRHTEQVQRAYALNCGEGATVSYELQLRVLREFGLADGATELLQNPYKFFPDERFGDESPILALRQVGRCRVNSSPAMDSMFTELEGVAGFHPPLPPPPPPYHPPATPSHAQLKGAWRPRVPMPTPTRSFSYPCNRTLIQRHAAAKHGSSEYSSVPRPQPPDCTNPQAMGRALLSDQQAMSMEPVMREFMPDIALGVSVMSLREQHMVEMDRDGPHSPMGPSGHHLPHGACPSARLSHGHGPGHGHSCKRHAPEPKLEAQAEFPDLYDFSCRPATPTSTHPLPSFAGPDLYSHSCTPSSSYPPPYISDSQPQTHLQGRTAPDPLRLDVLSMTSQRHDGVLASPSGGQPRMGHISRGRSNETDLTHGLGHLRSPSGNMDSYEERHTGPRDAPEEMVLAGESSGPGPLQQPHRNSVSEEIARDRRSPSKPDYPYKKSAL; encoded by the exons ATGGGTGCCAATGGATCTAGCTATCCACACTCATGCTCCCCACGCATAGGGGgaaatgcacagacacagcagactTTTATAG GGACCTCATCCTACTCTCAGCAAGGATATGGCTGGGAGTCTAAGCTGTACAGCCTGGAGCACGGCCATGAGCGGcccacagacaggaagaagaagagccTTGGTCTGGCGACCCTCAAACGGAGGTTCATCAAAAGGAGGAAATCCAGCCGCTCAGCAGATCATGCGCGGCAGATGCGGGAACTTTTGTCAGGATGGGACGTCCGTGACACAAACGCCCTGGTGGAGGAGTATGAGGGCACGGCAGCCCTCAAGGAGCTGAGCTTCCAGGCAAGCCTGGCACGTGCCGAGGCTCCCAGCTTGCAGCGGGATCTTGCTGCCCTCTACCAGCACAAGTACTGTACAGATGTGGACCTCATCTTTCAAGGTACTTGCTTCCCAGCTCACCGGGCCATCTTGGCTGCCCGCTGCCCCTTTTTCAAGACTCTGCTGTCCTCATCTCCTGGCTACGGAGCAGAGGTTCTCATGGACGTTGAGACAGCTGGCATTGATGTGCCCATGTTCTCTGCCCTGCTTCACTACTTGTACACCGGGGAGTTTGGGGTCGGTGGAGCGGAAGATACCAGGCTCCAGAATGTGGATGTACTGGTGCAGCTCAGTGAGGAGTTTGGTACACCCAACTCCCTGGAGGCAGATATGAAGGGCTTGTTTGACTACATGTGTTACTATGACGCTCTGCTCAGCTTCTCCTCAGACTCTGAGATGATAGAGAGCTGTAATGAGAGAGGGGCTGTGGCTGCAGCACAGACGGGGGTCTCAGTAGGCAACGGGGGGCCCAGGACCCCAGACGAGGACCTTAGGGCGCACAAGGCAATCCTCTCAGCGCGTTCTCCTTTCTTTAGGAACCTTTTACAGAGACGTATCCGAACGGGAGAGGAAATGACAGAGCGCACATTGCAGACTCCCACCCGTATAGTGTTGGATGAGTCCATTATCCCACGGAAATATGTGCAGGTTATTCTCCACTGCATGTACACAGATGTGGTGGAGCTTGGGTTGGTGCTGCGGGGCAGCCCCTCAGCAGGCAGCCTCGGCGAAGTGCAAGCACTCGTGTCAGGGGGCCGTGGGGCCAGCACACGCACAGAGGAGGCCATGGAGCTGTACCATATCGCTCTATTCTTGGAGTTCAGTATGCTGGCTCAAG GCTGTGAGGACATTGTTGTGGAAAGCTTGTCTCTGGACTCACTCGTCCCCATCTTGAAGTGGAGCTCTCAGCCGTATGGCTCCAAGTGGGTCCACAGGCAGGCCATGCACTTCCTCTGCGAAGAGTTCAGTCAGGTTGTCACTTCAGATGTTCTCTACGAGCTCAGTAAAGAGCACCTCCTCAGCGCAATTCAGTCTGACTACCTGCAG GCGAGTGAACAGGACATTCTCAAGTATGTTGTTAAGTGGGGCGAGCAGCAGCTTATTAAGAGGATGGCAGACAGGG AGCCCAACCTGTTGAGCGGCACAGCTCACAGCGTAAACAAGAGGGGCGTGAAAAGGAGAGACCTGGATGTGGAGGAACTAAAAGAGATCCTGTCTCCCCTCCTGCCCTTCATCCGAACTGAGCACATCTTACCTCCCAACAGTGACGTCCTCGCTGACGCG CTTAAAAGGGGTTTGATAAGCACCCCTCCCTCAGACATGCTGCCCACAGCTGAGGGGGGAAAAGCCAACGCCTGGTTGCGGCAGAAGAACGCTGGCATCTATGTGCGTCCCCGCCTCTTCTCTCCTTACGTGGAGGAGGCTAAG tctgtACTTGATGAAATGATGGTGGAGCAGACAGACCTGGTGCGTTTGCGACTGGTGCGCATGTCCAACGTCCCAGACACACTCTACATGGTCAACAATGCTGTTCCTCAGTGCTGTCACATGATCAACCACCAGCAAATGGCAGGCAATTCAACCACAGCTCCATCAGTCGTTGCCAATGAAATTCCAG TgcctcagctgtcagtggtgaaGGAGATGATCCGTAGGCTTCAGGagctgagacacacagagcaggtccAGAGAGCTTATGCCCTCAACTGTGGTGAAGGAGCCACAGTGAGCTACGAGCTGCAGCTACGGGTGCTGAGGGAGTTCGGCCTGGCAGACGGAGCCACTGAGCTACTGCAG aaccCATACAAGTTCTTCCCTGACGAACGGTTTGGAGATGAGAGTCCAATTCTGGCTCTGCGCCAGGTGGGTCGTTGTCGGGTAAACAGCAGCCCGGCCATGGATAGCATGTTCACAGAGCTGGAAGGGGTAGCGGGTTTCCACCCACCCctacctcctccacctcccccatACCACCCCCCTGCCACGCCTAGCCATGCTCAGCTCAAGGGTGCTTGGCGACCTCGTGTGCCCATGCCGACCCCCACCCGTTCCTTCTCCTATCCCTGCAACCGCACCCTGATCCAGCGCCATGCGGCTGCCAAGCATGGCAGCTCAGAGTACTCCTCTGTGCCCAGGCCCCAGCCCCCAGACTGCACCAACCCGCAGGCCATGGGCCGAGCTTTGCTTTCAGACCAGCAAgcg ATGAGCATGGAGCCTGTTATGAGGGAGTTCATGCCTGACATTGCACTGGGTGTCTCGGTCATGTCCCTGAGGGAGCAGCACATGGTAGAGATGGACAGAGACGGCCCTCACAGCCCCATGGGCCCCTCAGGCCACCATCTGCCCCATGGGGCCTGCCCCTCTGCCCGCCTCAGCCACGGCCACGGTCCTGGACATGGTCACTCTTGCAAGAGACATGCTCCTGAACCCAAGCTGGAGGCTCAAGCCGAGTTCCCTGACCTGTATGACTTCTCCTGCCGACCTGCAACCCCAACCTCCACTCACCCCCTGCCCTCCTTTGCAGGACCAGACCTCTACAGCCACAGCTGCACACCCTCCAGCTCCTATCCACCCCCCTACATTTCTGACTCTCAGCCCCAGACCCATTTGCAGGGACGGACTGCCCCAGACCCACTACGGCTGGATGTCCTCAGTATGACCTCTCAGAGGCATGATGGAGTCCTTGCCAGTCCTTCTGGGGGCCAGCCTAGGATGGGACATATCTCAAGGGGGCGATCAAATGAGACGGACCTGACTCATGGCTTAGGCCATTTACGGTCCCCCAGTGGAAACATGGACAGCTATGAGGAGAGGCACACGGGACCTAGAGACGCCCCAGAGGAGATGGTTCTAGCAGGAGAATCATCGGGCCCGGGTCCCCTCCAGCAGCCTCACAGGAACAGTGTGAGCGAGGAAATCGCCAGAGACCGCAGGTCACCCAGCAAGCCTGACTACCCTTATAAGAAATCTGCACTTTAA